The following proteins are co-located in the Triticum aestivum cultivar Chinese Spring chromosome 1A, IWGSC CS RefSeq v2.1, whole genome shotgun sequence genome:
- the LOC123183243 gene encoding uncharacterized protein codes for MAGNFSSQNYDKGMQRLPAVAESEEEEESEEDNNTELLIETMAREHAAKKMSYCGSQSGKISCENVFEDLDVEEMTESPSNEISIHKGAWGMITPVPPSPLFVCHDVNTYGNAFPPLSDYVVWPSLPHIVPLEEGFMEGCENCSVYTVESPSGSPIHDSMSQDEDVPRRQKQKLEKVGDVAANRMRKRNLEGLLKEEEKVKLQAGVKRLTHAAAALADRSLPRGRPLLGDRDGIQIG; via the exons ATGGCTGGTAATTTCTCCTCTCAGAATTATGATAAGGGGATGCAGAGGCTTCCTGCGGTAGCTGagagtgaagaagaagaggaaagtgaAGAAGATAACAACACTGAACTGCTGATTGAGACTATGGCCAGAGAACATGCAGCTAAAAAAATGTCTTATTGTGGCTCTCAATCTGGTAAAATATCGTGTGAGAATGTCTTTGAGGATCTGGATGTCGAAGAGATGACTGAATCTCCCAGTAATGAGATCAGTATACATAAAGGTGCTTGGGGGATGATTACTCCTGTTCCACCCTCACCTTTGTTTGTCTGTCATGATGTGAATACTTATGGGAATGCATTTCCTCCCTTGTCAGACTATGTGGTTTGGCCTTCCCTGCCTCATATTGTGCCTCTTGAGGAGGGATTCATGGAAGGATGTGAAAACTGTAGTGTCTATACAGTTGAATCTCCCTCTGGATCACCAATTCATGATAGCATGAGTCAAGACGAGGATGTCCCACGCAGACAGAAGCAGAAGCTGGAGAAGGTGGGAGATGTGGCTGCCAACAGAATGAGGAAGCGTAATTTGGAAG GTTTgctaaaggaagaagaaaaggtgaAGCTCCAGGCTGGAGTGAAGAGGTTGACTCACGCGGCTGCTGCGCTGGCGGACAGATCTCTTCCTCGAGGCAGGCCCCTCTTAGGAGACAGAGATGGGATCCAGATTGGTTAG
- the LOC123183254 gene encoding uncharacterized protein: MEEPRWLGGSLLQRTQAAVMPSRFMRSRQLSSEHARAHSRRQILQKEDELHDALSKANEQHLSAQATQKRPFNLIRLQVYSQRARGVLDLACKVTLYVYGGAFLLDITGAGRMLGLGPEINEDNIQRLRTKDGSVEL; this comes from the exons ATGGAGGAGCCACGATGGCTCGGTGGTTCTCTGCTCCAGCGAACGCAGGCGGCAGTCATGCCAAGCAGGTTCATGCGCTCCCGCCAGCTCTCGAGCGAG CATGCTCGTGCACACTCTAGACGCCAGATCCTGCAGAAGGAGGACGAGCTGCATGATGCGTTGTCTAAGGCTAACGAGCAGCATCTTTCAGCACAAGCCACTCAAAAAAGACCATTTAACCTTAT CCGCTTGCAGGTGTACTCACAAAGGGCTCGGGGTGTGTTAGATTTGGCTTGCAAGGTGACACTTTACGTTTATGGTGGTGCTTTCCTGCTTGATATCACTGGCGCCGGCAGGATGTTAGGGTTAGGGCCAGAAATCAATGAAGACAACATTCAAAGACTGAGAACCAAAGATGGCTCAGTTGAATTATGA